The following are from one region of the Tachysurus fulvidraco isolate hzauxx_2018 chromosome 15, HZAU_PFXX_2.0, whole genome shotgun sequence genome:
- the ankrd40 gene encoding ankyrin repeat domain-containing protein 40: MSTLSLDKELQERLREASAIGDLDEVRTLVESGVNINSQNEINGWTCLHWACKRNHKHIVAYLLNSGADKEILTAKEELAVQLTSKPEIRRLLGVEEEEIEPEIKEAELPIIPNYMTNPPFLYCKKDKSDLSIARHVSQNGTSDHLDDVVSGPATLSPIQEQQQRLYSDSQSQPALSYVSMVEPSSVVPNQVTNGTMSMEVSPEVHHSNHNDYVHSHNIAQNSPVCPQLPSASTGSNPSITRQQSVTHQLNGSQPGGSMPAFQPFFFTSTFPVNVRELVLKVRIQNPHARENDFIEVELDRQELTYRALLRVCCRELDISAEHVEKIRKLPNTMLRKDKDVARLQDFQELEVVLEKAESLSLFSGPGGLNDRPCYNMKASRLTY, encoded by the exons ATGTCCACGTTGTCTTTGGATAAAGAACTGCAAGAGCGCTTAAGAGAGGCGAGTGCTATTGGAGACCTTGACGAAGTGCGGACTTTAGTCGAGAGCGGAGTGAACATCAACTCACAAAATGAAATCAACGGATG gACATGTTTACACTGGGCATGCAAGAGAAACCACAAACACATAGTGGCATATCTTCTGAATTCTGGAGCCGACAAAGAAATTCTCACTGCTAAAGAGGAGTTGGCCGTGCAGTTGACCTCCAAACCCGAGATCAGAAGACTGCTCGGAG tggaggaagaggagattGAACCTGAAATAAAGGAAGCAGAGCTGCCGATTATTCCAAACTATATGACTAACCCACCCTTCTTGTATTGTAAGAAGGATAAGAGCGACCTGAGTATAGCACGACACGTTTCCCAGAATGGCACCAGTGACCATTTGGATGATGTGGTCTCAGGCCCGGCCACATTATCCCCCATACAGGAACAGCAACAGCGCTTGTACTCGGACAGCCAAAGCCAACCGGCCTTGTCCTACGTCTCCATGGTAGAGCCGAGCAGCGTCGTGCCAAACCAGGTGACTAATGGGACTATGTCCATGGAGGTCTCCCCAGAAGTGCATCACAGCAACCACAATGATTACGTTCACAGTCACAACATTGCCCAGAACAGCCCTGTTTGTCCCCAGCTCCCTTCGGCTAGCACAGGCTCCAACCCCAGCATTACCCGGCAACAGTCTGTGACTCATCAGCTGAACGGCTCTCAGCCCGGTGGCTCTATGCCTGCCTTCCAGCCCTTCTTCTTCACCAGCACCTTTCCTGTAAATGTACGGG AACTTGTTCTGAAGGTGCGAATCCAGAACCCACATGCTAGAGAAAACGATTTCATCGAGGTTGAGCTGGACAGACAGGAGCTGACGTACCGGGCGTTGCTACGGGTCTGCTGCCGTGAGCTGGACATTAGTGCTGAACATGTAGAGAAAATCCGCAAGCTCCCCAACACTATGCtcagaaag GACAAAGATGTGGCTCGGCTTCAGGACTTCCAGGAACTGGAGGTGGTGTTGGAGAAGGCGGAGAGCTTGTCTTTGTTTTCTGGCCCAGGGGGGCTGAACGACAGGCCTTGCTATAACATGAAGGCCTCGAGGCTCACCTACTAG